CCGCGGTCGCCGAGCGCGCGCCGCCGCTGGACCGCAATTTCCGGTCGCGTCCGGGCGTGCTGCGCGCCATCGAATCGCTGTACGGCAACGCCACCGCCGCGGGCGACAAGCCATTCGTGGTGCCGGGAATCGACTTCCATCCGGTCCACCCGGGCGATCTGCGCCGCGACGAGGATTTCCTGGTCGATGGCGCCGCCGCCCCGGCCCTGGTCGTGCGCATGATCGGTCCGGATCGCAACGGCGAGGCCCACAGCGCCGAGCGTTCGCGCGAGCTGGCCACCGACGCCTGCGTCGGCGCCATACACGACGTGCTGTCGCGGGCCCGAGAGAGCCGGGCGCTGATCGATGGCAGACCGGTGCAGCCCGGCGACATCGCCGTCCTCGTGCGCCGCCATCATGAAGCCACGCGGATCCAGCGCGCGCTGACCGCCGTCGGCATCCCGGCGGTGGCGGCCGGCATGCAGAGCCTGTTCGCCACCGACGAGGCGGCGGAGCTGCGCATGCTGTTCGAGGCGCTGCTGCAACCCGCCGACGATGGCCGCCTGCGCACCGCGCTCGCCACCGTCCTGCTGGGCGTGGACGCGTGCACGATCGATTCGCTCGAACGCGACGGCACCGCCTACCGCCAGCACCAGCTCGACGCGATGGCCTGGCGCGAGCGCTGGCAACGCAGCGGGCCGTTCGCGCTGGTGTCGGACCTGTGCGCGGCGCACGCAGAGCGACTGCTCGGCCTGCTCGACGGCGAGCGCCGCCTGACCAACTACCTGCAGCTGGGCGAACTGCTGCAGGACGCCGACGCGCGTTCGCTGGGCCTGCATGGCCTGGTCGACTGGCTCTGCCGGCGCATCGCCGAAGCCGACTCCAACGATGAGGCGCAGTTGCTGCGCCTGGAATCCGACGCGCAGTGCGTGCAGATCGTCACTCTGCACAAGAGCAAGGGCCTGGAATACCCGCTGGTGTACCTGCCGTTCGTCGCCATCGGCGGGCAGCCACCCAGCGCCGACCGCTATTGCATCGTCCACGACGGCGATCGCCGCCAGCTGCGCTGGAAGATCGACAAGGACGATCCGGACTGGAAGAACGCGGCGAGCGAATGGCGCAACGAGCAGCTCGCCGAAGATGCACGCCTGCTCTATGTCGGCCTGACCCGCGCCGGCCTCGCGCTGTGGCTGGCCAGCGGCGAGCTGTATGCCGCGGACAAGACGCGCCTGGCGAAGATGCTCGCCGATGCCGGTGCCCTGCGCGATCACCCGGACATGTCCGTCGTCAGCGGTGACGTCGTCGCGGTCACCACCCCGCTCAACGCAATGCAGACCACCGAGGTGGCGCCGGCGCGGTTGCCGCAGCGTGCGATCCCGCGCGACTGGTGGGTCTACAGCTTCACCCAGCTGGCGCAGGCCGAGGCCGGTGCGGAGGTCGTTGTCGCGGTGGACGAGCGCGGTGCGGTCGACGAGCCGGTCGAGGCCGAGGCGCGCACGGACGAAGTCGAGGCCTTCGACCCGCGCTTCAGCGGCAGCCGCTTCGGCAACGTCCTGCACGACGCACTCGAGCACACCGATTTCGGCGCGTGGCGCCATTGGTCGGACGGTGCCGTCGCGCCGCCGGGACAGGAAGACGTCCTCGCCGGTGCCCTGCGCGCCGGCGGATACGCCGATGAGGACGTCGCCGATGGCTTGCCGATCCTGACGCGCCTGGCCGGCCACACGCTCACCGCGACCTTGCCCGAGGGCGGTCGCCTGTCCGATCTCGACCCGGGTGCCCGCCGCGCCGAGATCGAGTTCCATTTCGCCCTGCAGCCAACCGCCGTCGATGCGCTGATCAAGGTGCTGCACGCCGGTGGCGTGGTCGCCTCACGCCAGGGCTTCGGCACGCGTCGCCGGCTCGAAGGCCTGATGACCGGCAAGATCGACCTGACCTACACCGTCGGCGGCCGCTGGTACGTGCTCGACTACAAATCCAATCGGCTGCCGGCCTACGACCGGGCCAGCCTCGATGCTGCGATGGCGCACAGCGAGTATGACCTGCAGGCGCTGATCTACACCCTGGCCCTGCACCGCTGGCTGCGCTTCCGCCTCGGCGATGGCTACGACTACGCACGCGATTTCGGTGGCGTGCGTTACCTGTTCTGCCGCGGTCTGGCGGAGGGGGAGGGTATCCACGCCCATGCGCCCGATCCGGCCCTGGTCGACGCGCTCGACTCGCTCTTCGCCGGAGGTGCGGCATGAGCCTGCTCGAAGCGCTGTACCGCGCCGGCGCCCTCAACACACTCGACCACGCCTTCGCCCAGAGCCTGCGCCGGCTGGGTCGCCGCGATACCAGCACGGATCTGTTCGGCGCCGATACGCCCGACACCGTGCTGGCCGCCGCAGCGCTGGCATCGCAGTCCGTCGCCCGCGGCCACGCCGCCTTCGACCCGGCGCAGCCGTCGTGGCTGCAGGACAACGCGGTCGCCTGGCCCAACGCGCGGGCGTGGCGCGATGCGCTGCAGGGCTCGCAGTGGGTCAGCGAGCCGCAAGCCGACGAGATTGCCGCCGGCGACCGGCCGCTGGTGTGGGAAAACGGCCTGTTGTACCTGCGCCGCTACCGCGAATACGAGCGGCGACTCGGCGTCGGCCTGCTGCGCATCGCGACGGCGCGACCGCGGTTCGATGGCGTCGATGGCGTGGCCTGGCTGTTCGCCACGCTGTTCCCGAACGCCCGCGAAGGCGATCGCCAGGCACGCGCGGCCGCGCTGGCGCTGATGCAGTCGTTGCTGCTGGTCACCGGCGGCCCGGGCACCGGCAAGACCACCACCATCACCCGCGTGCTGCTGTTGCTGATCGCCCAGGCACGCCACGCCGACCTGCCACCACCGCGCATCGCGCTGGCCGCGCCGACCGGTCGCGCCGCCGAACGCATGGCAGAGAGCCTGCGAGCGGCGAGCCTGCAACTGCGCGGGCTCGAAGGTGTCGATGCCACGCTCTGCGATGCCTTGCCCGTGGCCGCCAGCACCCTTCATCGCCTGCTCGGCACGATCCCCGGCAGCCCGCGCTTCCGCCATGACGCCGGCAATCCGCTCGCGTTCGATGTCATCGTCGTCGACGAGGCGTCGATGGTGGACCTGCCGTTGATGTGCAAGCTGGTGGAGGCCGTCGCCGATGGCGCCCGCCTGATCCTGCTCGGCGACAGAGACCAGTTGCCCTCGATCGAGGCCGGCGATGTGCTCGCCGCGATCACCGATGCGGCAGGCGAGGGCGAGGCGTTGCCGGTGTCATTGGCGCAGAGCCTGCAGCCCCTGCTTGGCGACACCGCAACGGCATCGCCTGCGGGCACCCCGTTGAGCGGACACCGCGTGCAGCTGCTGCGTGGTTACCGCCAGTCGCAGTCGCTGGACCTGGCGCCGCTCGCCGACGCGCTGCGTGTCGGCGATGCCGACCGCACCAGCGAACTGCTGCGCACCAACGCGCTCGCCGGCGTCCACTTCCACGAGGGCGTCACCGACCCGCTGGTCGGGCCGCGGCGGGAAACGCTGCTGTCCGTCTGGCGCGGGTTGCTCGAACTCGATGACCCGGTGGTCGCCCTGCAACGTGCGTCGGCCCTGCGCGTGCTGACCGCATTGCGCGAAGGCGCGCAGGGTGCAGGCGTGCTCAATGCCCGCATCGAAGAGGCGCTGGCCGGTGCCCATCGCGATCCGTACTTCCATGGCAGGCTGCTGCTGGTGACGGAGAACAGTTACCGCCACGGATTGTTCAATGGCGACATCGGCGTCTGCCAGCGCGACGCCAAGGGCCACACCGTGGCCTGGTTTGCCGGTGGCAGCGAAGGCGTCCGCGGCTTCCACCCCGCTGCGCTGCCGGCGCATACCGGCGCGTTCGCGATGACGGTGCACAAGGCGCAGGGCTCGGAGTTCGACACGGTGTGGCTGCTGCTGCCGCGGCAGGACGCGCGGACTTTGTCGCGCGAGCTGCTGTATACGGCGGTCACTCGCGCACGCAGCGAACTGCATGTGTGCGCGAGTGACGCGGTGCTGCGTGCGGCGCTGGCGCGACACGCGGCGCGGGTATCGGGGTTGGCCTGGCGGTTGCGGGGCTAGGGCGGCCCTCCAGTCCAAGGGAGTGCCGCCTCACTCCTCTTCGTCGATCTCCGACCCCACCGGCTCCTGCAGCGGCTTGGCCTTGCGCTTGGCTTTCGCCGCCGGCAGCCCGGCGACCTTGGCCAGCTCGGCGGTGATCGCTTCGGCGGCCGACTTCTCCGCTGCCTGGTAGCGCGCACGCACGTTCGGGCACAGCACCTGCATGTAGTCGGCGTCGAAGTTGAGGCGCTCGACCAGGAAGTCGACGAACGCGCGCACCTTCGGTGACTGCACGCGGCCGCGCGGGAACACGGCGTTGAACTCGTACTCCGGTCCGGTCCAGCCGGCCAGCACCCGCTGCACGTAACCCTGCTCGGCATAGGCCTTCACGGTGACGTCGCTGGCCAGCATCAGCCCTTCACCGCACAACAGCGCACCACTGAGCGGCGCCGGATCGTTGGCGAGCAGCACCGGGTCGATGCGGTAATCGACCGTTCGCTGGCCATCGCTCAGCGACCAGAAATACTGGCCGTTGCGACGCGACTTCGGCATCGCCACCGTGCGGTGGTGGATCAGGTCGTCAGGGTGCAGCGGTTCGCCGTGGCGGGCGATGTAGTTCGGGCTCGCATAGACCTGGGTACGGAACGTGGCCAGCTTGCGTGCGATCAGGTTGGAGTCGGGAAGGTTGCCCACGCGCAGGGCGACATCGATTTCCTTGTCGATGATGTCCAGCGCTTCGTTGGTCAGCACCATGTCGACGCGCACTTCCGGATGGCGCGCATGGAACTCGCCCAGCAGCGGCGCGATCCAGGTGATGCCGACCGAGTACGGCGCGGTGAAGCGCAACCAGCCGCGTGGGCCGCCCTGCAACTGGCCCACCGCGCTCTCGGCTTCGTCGAGTTCGCGCGCGATGCGCTGGCAATGTTCGAAGTAGATGTTGCCGGCTTCGGTCAGGCCGAGCTTGCGCGTGGTCCGGTGCAGCAGCTGCGCACCGAGGCGGGTTTCCAGTTCCTGGACCTTGCGGCTGACCGTGGTCTTGGGCAGCTGCAGGGCGCGGGCGGCGGAGATGAAACTGCCGTGTTCGACCACCCTCACGAAGATCAGGGTGTCATTTAGATCGCGGGCCATGGCGGGGGGCTCCTGGGTGGCGCGCCGGGGGAGGCGGGGAGGTCCATGGGGGGTTTGGACCGATCACGGGACAATTATTCCCTCAATTACCGGCTAATCAAGTGCCGGTCGGAGGCCTAGTCTGTCCCGCAGATTCCCCCAATCCCCTGCCTGGTCCCCCGCCATGTTGACTCCCCGCCAAGCCCGTTACGCCTTCCTGCCGTTGATGCTGATCGCCATGACGGCGCTGATCGGCCTGGCCGCGCTCGTGGTCCAGCAGGGCCTGGCCGCGGGCCCGGACGAATTCTGGATGCTGACCTGGGTGCTCGCGTTCACCCTCGTCCTGCCGGCCGCGATGCTGGTTCTTCCCATCATCAGTGCTGTCCTGCAGCAGGCCACGCGTCGCGAAACCGTCCCGGTGGCGGGAGAGAAAATCCCGCATTCGGGACATTGGAGC
Above is a genomic segment from Lysobacter sp. S4-A87 containing:
- the recB gene encoding exodeoxyribonuclease V subunit beta yields the protein MNLALNASDPYLALPLHGVRLIEASAGTGKTFTLATLVTRLIVERDLRIGTILVVTFTEAATQELRKRIRERLEGAAALVGTPASGEESADVVLTRRVIEDHLAASGEGREQLQFRLKRAVLEVDLAAIFTIHGFCARVLREHALESDQPFDAPQLLTSDADLRDALARDLWRAIAAHGDDATLLPSLWRNPEELAKDLPNLLAPVPLLPEPAPVAEQDGARDDVDNAFRTLRQVFTDHGDAARRKLEDAIDEALLNKSSYKREHLPPLWSALEQQLQHGGPFDEYHEKLPNLRQATLVDRTKTALRARCPHSPLFVAVGDYLDARARHRREHDRQRVDLLHRVRADARRRLHQTKQTLRLQTYDDLIDDVANALGSDHGEELVQRLRQQYAFALVDEFQDTDARQWGIFDRVFGKGRTADDDDGALFLIGDPKQAIYGFRGGDVHTYLAAAAVAERAPPLDRNFRSRPGVLRAIESLYGNATAAGDKPFVVPGIDFHPVHPGDLRRDEDFLVDGAAAPALVVRMIGPDRNGEAHSAERSRELATDACVGAIHDVLSRARESRALIDGRPVQPGDIAVLVRRHHEATRIQRALTAVGIPAVAAGMQSLFATDEAAELRMLFEALLQPADDGRLRTALATVLLGVDACTIDSLERDGTAYRQHQLDAMAWRERWQRSGPFALVSDLCAAHAERLLGLLDGERRLTNYLQLGELLQDADARSLGLHGLVDWLCRRIAEADSNDEAQLLRLESDAQCVQIVTLHKSKGLEYPLVYLPFVAIGGQPPSADRYCIVHDGDRRQLRWKIDKDDPDWKNAASEWRNEQLAEDARLLYVGLTRAGLALWLASGELYAADKTRLAKMLADAGALRDHPDMSVVSGDVVAVTTPLNAMQTTEVAPARLPQRAIPRDWWVYSFTQLAQAEAGAEVVVAVDERGAVDEPVEAEARTDEVEAFDPRFSGSRFGNVLHDALEHTDFGAWRHWSDGAVAPPGQEDVLAGALRAGGYADEDVADGLPILTRLAGHTLTATLPEGGRLSDLDPGARRAEIEFHFALQPTAVDALIKVLHAGGVVASRQGFGTRRRLEGLMTGKIDLTYTVGGRWYVLDYKSNRLPAYDRASLDAAMAHSEYDLQALIYTLALHRWLRFRLGDGYDYARDFGGVRYLFCRGLAEGEGIHAHAPDPALVDALDSLFAGGAA
- the recD gene encoding exodeoxyribonuclease V subunit alpha, with amino-acid sequence MSLLEALYRAGALNTLDHAFAQSLRRLGRRDTSTDLFGADTPDTVLAAAALASQSVARGHAAFDPAQPSWLQDNAVAWPNARAWRDALQGSQWVSEPQADEIAAGDRPLVWENGLLYLRRYREYERRLGVGLLRIATARPRFDGVDGVAWLFATLFPNAREGDRQARAAALALMQSLLLVTGGPGTGKTTTITRVLLLLIAQARHADLPPPRIALAAPTGRAAERMAESLRAASLQLRGLEGVDATLCDALPVAASTLHRLLGTIPGSPRFRHDAGNPLAFDVIVVDEASMVDLPLMCKLVEAVADGARLILLGDRDQLPSIEAGDVLAAITDAAGEGEALPVSLAQSLQPLLGDTATASPAGTPLSGHRVQLLRGYRQSQSLDLAPLADALRVGDADRTSELLRTNALAGVHFHEGVTDPLVGPRRETLLSVWRGLLELDDPVVALQRASALRVLTALREGAQGAGVLNARIEEALAGAHRDPYFHGRLLLVTENSYRHGLFNGDIGVCQRDAKGHTVAWFAGGSEGVRGFHPAALPAHTGAFAMTVHKAQGSEFDTVWLLLPRQDARTLSRELLYTAVTRARSELHVCASDAVLRAALARHAARVSGLAWRLRG